A portion of the Eubacterium maltosivorans genome contains these proteins:
- a CDS encoding response regulator transcription factor produces MKKILIIEDELNIYELIKFNLEAQGFEVAGVHEGAGAVEKIVDIRPDLIILDLMLPGKDGLTICREVRADKNLSYIPVIMLTAKSEEFDKVLGLEMGADDYMTKPFSVKELYARVKAVLRRTEMIKSSDAEEIAVGSLRILPGSFEVYKNGKKLSLTLKEYELLLYLANNKNKVLTRDQLLDEIWGYEYYGETRTVDVHIRYLRKKIEDDQEKYIETVRGVGYRLVENLESGQ; encoded by the coding sequence ATGAAAAAAATCCTGATTATAGAAGATGAACTTAATATATATGAGCTGATTAAATTCAATTTGGAAGCCCAGGGCTTTGAGGTGGCAGGGGTCCATGAGGGGGCTGGTGCGGTTGAGAAAATCGTGGATATCCGGCCAGATCTGATCATTCTGGATTTAATGCTGCCGGGCAAGGACGGGCTCACCATCTGCCGCGAGGTGCGGGCGGACAAGAACCTGTCTTATATTCCGGTCATTATGCTCACCGCCAAGAGCGAGGAGTTCGACAAAGTCCTTGGTCTGGAGATGGGCGCGGACGATTATATGACCAAGCCCTTCAGCGTGAAGGAGCTCTATGCCCGGGTGAAGGCTGTGCTGCGGCGGACAGAGATGATCAAAAGCTCGGACGCGGAGGAGATCGCAGTGGGCAGCCTGCGCATTCTGCCAGGCTCTTTCGAGGTGTATAAAAACGGTAAGAAACTGTCGCTGACCCTGAAGGAGTACGAGCTGCTTCTGTATCTGGCCAACAATAAGAACAAGGTGCTGACCCGGGATCAGCTGCTGGATGAAATCTGGGGCTATGAGTATTATGGCGAGACCCGGACAGTGGATGTCCACATCCGCTACCTGCGGAAAAAGATTGAGGACGACCAGGAAAAATACATTGAGACTGTGCGCGGCGTGGGCTACCGCCTGGTGGAAAATCTGGAAAGCGGTCAATGA
- a CDS encoding sensor histidine kinase translates to MKKRITIVFSILIVLVTAFSGVFSYVIFKNAYYESTERNLKSNSEYIVEDLMPGYIRTGDVAGLEHYATSTNQRINIIDVEGNVLFESLSGIGSLDNHLSRPEVQGAMKGTPTTSVRYSDTIMKNMLYLAAPYYQDGQITHIVRIAVPLDVMEDVSYSIINNLIFVALASILIAIVIFAFLLSNETRPLDEVTIFARKIARGDYKTKLTMLRDDKIGDLVDSLNTMAEQLDASFSKINRKNIELSSVLSSMNQGIIAVDRDNKIILINDTARGIFKIDLKKEIKGKSILEVYRDPFVYELQDKLAETEDGRLDYETRIEDRVYKVTSSQMLDKGDQTYNGNIIILEDITMIKGLENIRRDFVANVSHELKTPITTIRGFIETIQENHITDEATLSRFYSIIADESERLTRLVNDILILSHLENNQRSGEDKREVIGVNQEILRIFDMLKMTAESKRIDLRYQKEGDISVIINPDDFRQMMINLVDNAIKYTDEGGRVDVSVYENGAHFCILVEDTGCGIPEEDIPRIFERFYRVDKSRSKENGGTGLGLAIVKHIVQNNRGAIEVTSSVGIGTTFKVTLPKNCEAL, encoded by the coding sequence ATGAAAAAGCGCATCACCATTGTCTTTTCCATCCTGATCGTGCTGGTCACAGCCTTTTCGGGCGTTTTCTCCTATGTGATTTTTAAAAACGCCTACTATGAATCCACTGAGAGAAACCTGAAAAGCAACAGCGAGTATATTGTTGAGGATTTGATGCCCGGCTACATCCGGACCGGCGACGTCGCCGGGCTGGAGCATTACGCCACCAGCACCAACCAGCGCATCAACATCATCGATGTGGAGGGGAACGTCCTGTTTGAGTCCCTGAGCGGCATTGGCTCCCTGGATAACCACCTGAGCCGGCCCGAGGTTCAGGGCGCCATGAAGGGGACGCCCACCACCTCGGTGCGCTATTCCGACACCATCATGAAGAACATGCTCTACCTGGCAGCGCCATACTATCAGGATGGGCAGATAACCCATATTGTCAGGATCGCGGTACCCCTCGACGTCATGGAGGATGTGAGCTACAGCATTATCAACAACCTGATCTTTGTGGCCCTGGCCAGTATCCTCATCGCCATTGTGATTTTTGCGTTCCTTTTAAGCAACGAGACAAGACCCCTGGACGAGGTGACCATTTTCGCCAGAAAGATTGCCCGGGGCGATTATAAGACAAAGCTCACCATGCTGCGGGACGATAAAATCGGCGATCTGGTCGACTCCCTGAACACCATGGCCGAGCAGCTGGACGCCTCCTTCAGCAAGATCAACCGCAAGAATATTGAGCTTTCCTCAGTGCTGTCCAGCATGAACCAGGGCATCATCGCCGTGGACCGGGACAACAAGATCATCCTGATCAACGATACGGCCCGGGGGATTTTTAAGATCGATCTGAAAAAGGAGATAAAAGGGAAGAGCATTCTGGAGGTTTACCGGGACCCCTTTGTGTATGAGCTTCAGGACAAGCTGGCAGAGACCGAGGACGGGCGGCTGGATTACGAAACCCGCATCGAGGACCGCGTCTACAAGGTCACAAGCTCCCAGATGCTGGACAAGGGCGACCAGACCTACAACGGTAATATCATTATTTTAGAGGATATTACCATGATTAAGGGGCTGGAAAATATCCGCCGCGACTTTGTGGCCAATGTATCCCACGAGCTCAAAACCCCCATCACTACTATCCGGGGCTTCATCGAGACCATTCAGGAAAACCACATCACCGACGAGGCCACCCTGAGCCGCTTTTACAGCATCATCGCCGATGAGAGTGAGCGGCTGACCCGCCTGGTTAATGATATTCTGATTCTCTCCCACCTGGAAAACAACCAGCGCAGCGGGGAGGACAAGCGTGAGGTCATCGGCGTGAACCAGGAAATTCTGCGCATCTTTGATATGCTCAAGATGACTGCCGAGTCCAAGCGCATTGATCTGCGCTATCAGAAGGAGGGCGACATCAGCGTTATTATCAATCCCGACGATTTCAGGCAGATGATGATCAACCTGGTGGACAATGCCATCAAATACACCGACGAGGGCGGCAGGGTGGACGTGTCGGTCTACGAAAACGGCGCGCATTTCTGCATCCTGGTAGAGGATACGGGCTGCGGCATTCCCGAGGAGGATATTCCGAGAATCTTCGAGCGCTTTTACCGCGTGGATAAGAGCCGCTCCAAGGAAAACGGCGGCACCGGCCTGGGCCTGGCCATTGTCAAACACATTGTCCAGAATAACCGGGGCGCCATCGAGGTGACCAGCTCGGTGGGGATTGGCACCACCTTTAAGGTGACCCTGCCCAAAAACTGCGAAGCCCTTTAG
- a CDS encoding radical SAM protein, protein MNPYLKNVKRIEFSVTHRCRSQCAHCSLGADRVAGELPPGAAVAALEAAASLSALESVLTIGGEPLLCVPTVCAVHQRAEALGIPRRQLVTSGCFTHDKALREHTADQLEVSGVNEILLSVDAFHTEYLPLAEQYSFARALCQAGLGSVTALHPAWIKGPGSGDPYDVKTSACLSRFEPLHLPVGEGNRVFPGGNARIYLSDYFQRTPLDTGFQCGTAPCTGRLDAPTALAVDPDGSVRVCGFTIGNLHQKPMAEILKGYNPMGRPLMRALLERGLSGLTAAAREAGIEVSAGDYFSPCELCRAVAHQLK, encoded by the coding sequence ATGAATCCCTATTTAAAAAATGTAAAGCGGATCGAATTCAGCGTGACGCACCGCTGCCGGAGCCAGTGTGCCCACTGCTCCCTGGGGGCGGACCGGGTGGCCGGGGAACTGCCGCCCGGGGCAGCCGTCGCGGCCCTGGAGGCCGCGGCCAGCCTCAGCGCTCTGGAATCAGTGCTGACCATTGGCGGCGAGCCCCTGCTGTGCGTGCCCACTGTCTGCGCTGTACACCAGCGGGCAGAGGCGCTCGGCATCCCCAGGCGCCAGCTGGTCACCAGCGGCTGCTTTACCCACGACAAGGCACTTCGGGAACACACTGCAGACCAGCTGGAAGTCAGCGGCGTCAATGAAATCCTTTTATCCGTGGACGCCTTCCACACCGAGTATCTGCCCCTGGCAGAGCAGTACAGCTTTGCCCGCGCCCTGTGCCAGGCCGGGCTGGGCAGCGTTACCGCGCTGCACCCCGCGTGGATCAAAGGCCCCGGGAGCGGCGATCCCTATGATGTGAAGACCAGCGCCTGCCTCAGCCGGTTCGAGCCCCTGCACCTGCCTGTGGGGGAGGGAAACCGCGTTTTCCCGGGCGGAAACGCCAGGATTTACCTCTCCGATTATTTTCAGAGGACGCCGCTGGATACCGGCTTTCAGTGCGGTACCGCCCCGTGCACCGGGCGCCTCGACGCCCCCACAGCCCTGGCGGTGGACCCGGACGGCAGCGTGCGGGTGTGCGGCTTTACCATCGGGAATCTGCACCAAAAGCCCATGGCAGAAATACTAAAAGGCTATAATCCCATGGGCCGGCCCCTCATGCGCGCCCTGCTTGAGCGGGGCCTCAGCGGCCTGACCGCCGCCGCCAGAGAGGCTGGGATCGAGGTGAGCGCCGGGGATTATTTTTCACCCTGCGAGCTCTGCCGCGCAGTGGCCCACCAGCTTAAGTAA
- a CDS encoding 4Fe-4S binding protein, whose translation MEAKEIKALIDDLLQNSGLNERSCETGAPHAGPEGLRLYDQALVGVAAADDPLFRRFREPGVVGPHYLLPEDWLPGAQSVVSVFLAYTEAVRASNRADKRLPSPEWLIGRIEGQQLIQGLLCEALMDALRSSGSAVNAPMLDPRFQSWSDADGPEVPGGPAFTSNWSERHTAYACGLGSFGLSRGIITEKGMAGRFFSVVTTLAAAPTPRPYTEVYEHCTQCGACVKRCPAGAITQEGGKVHPPCAAFLDHTRELFSPRYGCGKCQTAVPCEASRPSGPKR comes from the coding sequence ATGGAAGCCAAGGAAATCAAAGCTTTGATAGACGATTTACTGCAGAACAGCGGTCTCAATGAGCGGAGCTGTGAGACCGGGGCGCCCCATGCCGGGCCAGAGGGGCTCAGGCTCTATGATCAGGCCCTGGTTGGCGTGGCCGCGGCGGATGATCCGCTGTTCAGGCGTTTCAGGGAGCCCGGCGTGGTGGGGCCCCACTACCTGCTGCCAGAGGACTGGCTGCCCGGCGCCCAGAGCGTTGTGTCCGTCTTTCTGGCCTATACGGAGGCTGTGCGGGCCTCCAACCGCGCGGATAAGCGTCTGCCGAGTCCGGAGTGGCTCATCGGCCGTATCGAGGGTCAGCAGCTGATTCAGGGCCTCCTCTGCGAAGCCCTGATGGACGCGCTCAGGAGCAGCGGCAGCGCCGTGAACGCCCCCATGCTGGACCCGCGCTTTCAGTCCTGGTCCGACGCGGACGGCCCAGAGGTGCCCGGCGGCCCGGCCTTTACCAGCAACTGGTCCGAGCGGCACACCGCCTACGCCTGTGGGCTGGGCAGCTTTGGCCTCTCCAGGGGGATTATCACCGAAAAGGGCATGGCCGGCCGTTTTTTCAGCGTCGTCACGACTTTGGCGGCCGCGCCTACCCCAAGGCCCTACACAGAAGTGTACGAACACTGTACCCAGTGCGGCGCCTGCGTCAAACGCTGTCCGGCAGGGGCCATCACACAGGAGGGCGGCAAGGTGCATCCGCCCTGCGCCGCCTTTTTAGACCACACGCGTGAGCTGTTTTCACCACGATACGGCTGCGGCAAATGCCAGACCGCAGTGCCCTGTGAGGCCAGCCGGCCGTCCGGGCCAAAAAGATAG
- a CDS encoding YfjI family protein — protein sequence MNMDEKDTNLETTQMPPAGQPPEALEVVMIDDDEEERQRWQNKSGITLRPPRRVVSTPIIEEVDENGETHYCYGEAATEDFPAEICYEGERRELKNEEYEQILAAFKQAQAKEDGYKPLRPLEENTTLPRFPMENLPIALFEYCKNLSEAMEMSADLAGTAMLGTLAALLQGRYGISPEPGWEEPLCLFVLGVARPGEGKSHLMKAVTNPLFKHQTKLFSDYADKAIEIEVRLDMARSAYEAMRRECSSLKGGPREIKLVEMEDKLREIKALEKSAPPRLVANDVTAQKLAGLLQENKGRISIISAEGAVFSNIAGLYDSQPNFTNYLQAYSGETIIVDRVGRPGEYINDPRLTMNLMVQPDVLDQVVKNRTLLERGLPARFLFSLPESKLGRRKIEGAPKLDPEIKKRYEDLLEELIALAEEDTYEILTLSEDAADLFTGFRKAADERNNGDLANLKEWTSKLPGQVLRLAGLMHVATYREEAGKMPVDYFVMKEACELAWSYYIDHARHAHQIMGSDKNMKRAVALLKALDQQDWKAFTAYEVARSLKNQSFKKGADAEVFLNILVDYGYLKIEREQSGKRVFYKYIVNPRWIAQSKDRLA from the coding sequence ATGAACATGGATGAAAAAGACACGAACCTGGAAACAACGCAGATGCCGCCAGCCGGGCAGCCGCCCGAGGCGCTGGAAGTGGTGATGATCGACGATGATGAGGAAGAACGCCAGCGGTGGCAAAATAAGAGCGGCATCACCCTGAGGCCGCCCAGAAGAGTTGTCAGCACGCCCATCATTGAGGAAGTGGACGAGAACGGCGAAACCCACTACTGCTACGGAGAGGCCGCCACCGAGGATTTTCCGGCGGAAATCTGCTATGAGGGAGAACGACGTGAGTTAAAAAATGAAGAATACGAGCAAATACTCGCAGCCTTTAAACAGGCCCAGGCCAAAGAGGACGGCTATAAGCCTTTGCGCCCTCTGGAGGAAAACACCACCCTTCCCAGATTCCCCATGGAGAACCTGCCCATCGCGCTTTTTGAGTATTGCAAGAACCTGTCCGAAGCCATGGAGATGTCCGCCGATCTGGCCGGTACCGCCATGCTGGGTACTCTGGCCGCCCTTTTGCAGGGGCGCTACGGCATCAGCCCTGAGCCGGGATGGGAGGAGCCCCTGTGCCTTTTTGTCCTGGGAGTAGCCCGCCCAGGAGAGGGAAAGAGCCACCTCATGAAGGCCGTAACCAATCCCCTGTTTAAACACCAGACCAAGCTTTTCAGCGACTATGCCGACAAAGCCATTGAGATAGAAGTGCGCCTCGACATGGCCCGCAGCGCCTACGAGGCCATGCGCAGGGAGTGCAGCAGCCTTAAGGGCGGGCCGCGGGAGATCAAGCTCGTCGAAATGGAGGATAAGCTGCGTGAGATCAAGGCACTGGAGAAATCCGCGCCGCCCAGGCTGGTGGCCAACGACGTTACCGCCCAGAAGCTGGCAGGCCTGCTCCAGGAGAATAAGGGACGGATCAGCATTATTTCCGCCGAGGGTGCAGTGTTTTCCAACATTGCGGGCCTTTACGACAGCCAGCCCAATTTTACCAACTACCTTCAGGCCTATTCGGGAGAGACCATCATCGTAGACCGGGTCGGCCGCCCCGGAGAGTATATCAATGATCCCCGCCTCACCATGAACCTTATGGTTCAGCCCGATGTGCTGGACCAGGTCGTCAAAAACAGAACCCTGCTGGAAAGGGGCCTGCCCGCCCGCTTCCTGTTCAGCCTGCCCGAGAGCAAGCTGGGCAGACGCAAAATTGAGGGCGCGCCAAAGCTCGATCCAGAAATAAAAAAACGCTATGAAGACCTGCTGGAGGAGCTGATTGCGCTGGCAGAGGAGGATACCTACGAAATACTGACCCTGAGCGAAGACGCCGCCGACCTGTTCACAGGCTTTAGAAAAGCAGCGGATGAACGGAACAACGGCGATCTCGCCAACCTGAAGGAGTGGACATCCAAGCTGCCCGGCCAGGTGCTGCGCCTGGCCGGACTCATGCATGTGGCCACCTACCGGGAGGAGGCAGGAAAAATGCCCGTAGACTATTTTGTGATGAAGGAAGCCTGCGAGCTGGCCTGGAGTTACTACATCGACCACGCCCGCCACGCCCACCAGATCATGGGCTCGGATAAAAACATGAAGAGAGCCGTAGCGCTGCTTAAAGCCCTTGATCAACAAGACTGGAAAGCCTTTACCGCCTACGAGGTCGCCCGGAGTTTAAAAAACCAGAGCTTTAAAAAAGGCGCGGACGCAGAAGTCTTTCTGAATATCCTGGTGGATTATGGTTATCTGAAAATCGAGAGGGAGCAGAGCGGCAAGCGTGTTTTCTACAAATACATCGTCAATCCCAGATGGATCGCCCAGTCAAAGGACCGCCTCGCCTGA